In a genomic window of Hippoglossus stenolepis isolate QCI-W04-F060 chromosome 17, HSTE1.2, whole genome shotgun sequence:
- the LOC118125104 gene encoding zinc finger protein ZFP2, whose amino-acid sequence MFRLISRSEMQQHAEEPDVGLKAEAELRATDVKQLLVNKDNVLSEQWNLSLEQEVQTQPPHIKEEQEEQRNSREGEPLEEEDVTFVKSEEHESSDVQQLMVTDEEVPSVEQENPELLHIKEEQEEPWSSQSESVCGLNPESSHVDAVTGSGLKTEVGEVNWTEASEPQLVLKSLKIIEVPAADVRGKKTYSCSECGKIFGRSPHLKIHMRTHTGEKPFSCPVCGKSFTQKVNLMYHMSVHTGEKRFSCSFCDERFTWYTQLKSHQCVCLHPRQTEENREADPGEKPFSCSECGKVFSRKDNLNIHMRIHTGERPFGCSMCGKSFKHGGHLTQHMSVHTKENRFSCDVCEKRFTWLYQLKRHKCGGESLQLHDLWTNQEGDQLQGLEEADIKFTLTPVAVKSEEDEETPQSSQLHQSQTEENRANCGGPEPARNSGPDGHLQPGPEDKTEDSSKFKSKAFDKKLKQRNEPCLNFVNDSGCNAVKKSFSCSQCGKVFGRKEHLQTHVRIHTGERPFICSECGKTFGCKRSLLGHMTSHTGEKPFSCSRCGKRFGRMVNLKTHERLHTGERPFSCPFCGKGFTQKVHMTQHMAVHTGEKQFSCSVCGKKFTWLSGFRRHKCGGEQSEQDETEEISEVELGDKPFRCRECGNRFNHKHNLKAHMRIHTGEKPFRCSVCSKGFIASGALKKHLRTHSGEKPFSCHVCAVRFTQGGNLKRHMAQHRGEAREKPFSCSVCAKSFTQVSNMKRHMMQHDANETRRSQEAGSEVQT is encoded by the exons ATGTTCCGTTTAATATCGCGATCAGAGATGCAGCAACACGCTGAAGAACCGGATGTAGGTTTAAAAGCGGAAGCTGAGCTGAGAGCAACAG atgtgaagcagctgctggtgaATAAAGACAATGTTCTGTCTGAACAGTGGAACCTCAGTTTGGAACAGGAGGTGCAAACCCAGCCCCCCcacattaaagaggaacaggaggaacagcGGAACAGTCGGGAGGGAGAAccgctggaggaggaggatgtaaCTTTTGTAAAGAGTGAAGAACATGAAAGTTCAG ACGTCCAGCAGCTGATGGTGACTGATGAAGAGGTTCCTAGTGTGGAGCAGGAGAACCCAGAGCTCCTCCACattaaagaggagcaggaggaaccGTGGAGCAGTCAGTCAGAATCAGTTTGTGGACTGAATCCAGAGAGTTCACATGTGGACGCTGTGACAGGCTCAGGATTAAAGACGGAGGTTGGTGAAGTAAACTGGACGGAGGCGAGTGAACCTCAGTTGGTTTTGAAATCCCTGAAAATCATTGAAGTCCCTGCAGCTGatgtgagaggaaagaaaacctACAGCTGCTCCGAGTGCGGGAAAATATTTGGCCGCAGTCCACACCTGAAGATTCACATGAGAACTCACACGGGAGAGAAACCATTCAGCTGCCCGGTGTGCGGGAAAAGTTTCACACAGAAAGTAAATCTGATGTATCACATGTCCGTCCACACGGGGGAGAAACgattcagctgcagcttctgcgaCGAAAGGTTCACGTGGTACACGCAACTGAAGAGTCACCAGTGTGTCTGTCTTCATCCGAGACAGACGGAGGAGAACAGGGAGGCTGATCCTGGAGAGAAACCATTCAGCTGCTCCGAGTGTGGGAAAGTGTTTAGCCGCAAAGACAATCTGAACATTCACATGAGGATCCACACGGGAGAGAGACCGTTCGGCTGCTCCATGTGTGGGAAAAGCTTCAAACATGGAGGACACCTGACGCAGCACATGTCCGTCCACACGAAGGAGAACAGGTTCAGCTGCGACGTTTGCGAAAAAAGATTCACGTGGCTTTATCAGCTCAAAAGACACAAGTGTGGTGGTGAATCCTTGCAGCTTCATGACCtgtggaccaatcaggagggAGACCAGCTTCAAGGACTGGAGGAGGCTGATATCAAGTTCACATTGACTCCTGTCGctgtgaagagtgaagaagatgaagagacaCCTCAGTCGTCACAGCTTCATCAGAGTCagactgaggagaacagagcgAATTGTGGAGGACCAGAACCAGCCAGGAACTCAGGTCCTGATGGACATTTACAACCAGGTCCTGAGGACAAGACTGAAGACTCCTCTAAATTTAAATCTAAAGCGTTTGATAAAAAAttgaagcagagaaatgaacCATGTTTAAACTTTGTAAATGATTCAGGATGTAACGCTGTTAAAAAATCCTTCAGCTGCTCCCAATGTGGGAAGGTATTTGGCCGGAAGGAACATTTACAGACACACGTGAGAATTCACACAGGAGAGAGACCGTTTATCTGCTCCGAGTGCGGGAAAACATTCGGCTGCAAGAGGTCGCTGCTGGGTCACATGACGAGTCACACGGGAGAGAAACCGTTCAGCTGCTCTCGATGTGGGAAACGATTCGGCCGCATGGTGAATCTGAAAACACACGAGAGGCTTCACACGGGAGAGAGACCGTTCAGTTGTCCTTTCTGCGGTAAAGGTTTCACACAGAAGGTGCACATGACTCAACACATGGCCGTCCACACGGGAGAGAAACAGTTCAGCTGCAGCGTGTGCGGAAAAAAGTTCACGTGGCTGTCTGGGTTCCGACGACACAAGTGTGGCGGCGAGCAGTCGGAGCAGGACGAAACCGAGGAGATCTCAGAGGTTGAACTGGGCGACAAACCGTTTCGCTGCCGTGAGTGTGGGAACAGAtttaatcacaaacacaacctgaaaGCTCACATGAGAATTCACACGGGAGAGAAACCGTTCAGATGCTCCGTCTGCAGCAAAGGCTTCATCGCCAGCGGAGCTCTGAAGAAACACTTGAGGACTCATTCAGGTGAGAAGCCGTTCAGCTGCCACGTCTGCGCTGTGAGATTCACACAGGGAGGGAATCTGAAACGACACATGGCACAGCACAGGGGAGAAGCACGAGAGAAACCATTCAGCTGCTCGGTTTGTGCTAAAAGCTTCACACAAGTGTCAAATATGAAACGACACATGATGCAACACGACGCCAACGAAACGAGACGTTCACAGGAGGCGGGAAGTGAAGTCCAGACCTAA
- the si:ch211-191i18.4 gene encoding uncharacterized protein si:ch211-191i18.4, with the protein MKRRHQEMKLHVILLLIWSLCRHRVDCSLPDFTPATPLLQVEASVNSESNVVSVLMKNEVSRLPGLCRRLKRRRISVLCNLEKFCWWGRGQGRGQAGQVCRCPRGSRCSHFFVHSL; encoded by the exons atgaagaggagacatCAGGAG atgaAGCTGCATgttattctgctgctgatctGGAGCCTCTGTCGTCACAGAGTCGACTGCAGTCTGCCCGACTTCACACCTGCAACACCTCTGCTGCAG gtTGAAGCGTCCGTGAACTCTGAGTCAAATGTCGTCAGCGTCTTGATGAAGAATGAAGTCAGTCGACTTCCTGGACTCTGTCGACGTCTGAAGAGACGAAGAATCAGTGTCCTG tgtaaCCTGGAGAAGTTCTGTTGGTGGGGGCGGGGTCAGGGGCGGGGCCAGGCCGGCCAGGTGTGTCGCTGTCCTCGTGGCTCCAGATGTTCTCATTTCTTTGTCCATAGTCTCTGA
- the jtb gene encoding protein JTB isoform X1, producing the protein MESDCRIPVACCRPRVLVLHALFWGLVSLRVFGAALLSEDKTTAVKPVVSPCWLQEDFIVTSACLQCDAFQAKSWSSCEQTGYVERINCTRSNKDEHKSCRSAVMEEHLFWKFEAAMLALTVLFAIVVVVRQRWLDRLASEKVRRQIESI; encoded by the exons ATGGAGAGCGACTGTCGGATCCCTGTGGCGTGTTGTCGTCCCCGAGTTCTCGTCCTCCACGCTCTGTTCTGGGGTCTCGTTTCCCTGAG agtgTTTGGAGCCGCCCTGCTGAGTGAGGACAAAACTACAG cagtgaaaccGGTGGTCTCCCCCTGCTGGCTGCAGGAGGACTTTATTGTGACCTCAGCGTGTTTGCAGTGCGACGCCTTCCAGGCT AAGTCGTGGTCGTCCTGTGAACAGACGGGTTATGTGGAGAGAATCAACTGCACCAGATCCAACAAAGACGAGCACAAGAG CTGTCGATCAGCGGTGATGGAGGAGCATCTCTTCTGGAAGTTCGAAGCGGCCATGTTGGCTCTGACGGTTCTCTTCGCCATCGTGGTGGTCGTCCGTCAGCGGTGGCTCGACCGCCTCGCATCGGAGAAAGTCCGTCGACAGATCGAGTCCATCTAG
- the jtb gene encoding protein JTB isoform X2: protein MESDCRIPVACCRPRVLVLHALFWGLVSLRVFGAALLSEDKTTAVKPVVSPCWLQEDFIVTSACLQCDAFQASWSSCEQTGYVERINCTRSNKDEHKSCRSAVMEEHLFWKFEAAMLALTVLFAIVVVVRQRWLDRLASEKVRRQIESI from the exons ATGGAGAGCGACTGTCGGATCCCTGTGGCGTGTTGTCGTCCCCGAGTTCTCGTCCTCCACGCTCTGTTCTGGGGTCTCGTTTCCCTGAG agtgTTTGGAGCCGCCCTGCTGAGTGAGGACAAAACTACAG cagtgaaaccGGTGGTCTCCCCCTGCTGGCTGCAGGAGGACTTTATTGTGACCTCAGCGTGTTTGCAGTGCGACGCCTTCCAGGCT TCGTGGTCGTCCTGTGAACAGACGGGTTATGTGGAGAGAATCAACTGCACCAGATCCAACAAAGACGAGCACAAGAG CTGTCGATCAGCGGTGATGGAGGAGCATCTCTTCTGGAAGTTCGAAGCGGCCATGTTGGCTCTGACGGTTCTCTTCGCCATCGTGGTGGTCGTCCGTCAGCGGTGGCTCGACCGCCTCGCATCGGAGAAAGTCCGTCGACAGATCGAGTCCATCTAG
- the rims2b gene encoding regulating synaptic membrane exocytosis protein 2 isoform X20 — protein MNHSRWPTFGFSLPLYFLSADSLCHLDRWNLLSGFSQLVNNVAANVSEVLQVKSPTDDESQTKLHQQFEMYKDQVKKLGEEPQAAQTARAESLTCGICRITKFADGCGRACCYCQSRFCARCGGRVPLRANKVMWVCNVCRRKQEILTQSGEFHSNTTLLSVNHTSQGLPEGTRPLSNGDTERRRSPSGSNYDGGGDLGLDYSTHLSQGYHGNGEAALRAQRRPIRDRRGRWHSQDHPLDKDLDARELRRRQEEEFQARYRSDPNLARYPVKPQPSEEAMRMLAQVGRVRHQRRHSDVSLATAEPDHLTLRHTVHRHNRPQGLFGSEGQRSFSVDRASNHMSPTSPRRSPLPQQHLDPSSAHKRKPANESMVQRGRGMGKMHVIGSFSSSEEELVTTPEYTSCDEPDRDMDSQWWDHGSWHGEPVPMSMHPVTWQTSKDGERLIGRILLNKRMKDGTVPADTGALLGLKVVGGKMTESGRLCAFITKVKRGSLADTVGHLRPGDQVLEWNGRVLQGATFNEVYNIILESKPEPQVELVVSRPIGDVSRASDGSHIQLDSSSSSFDSQKVGPSISVTSPMSPSVLSGQVSTVNRRPLVPRIQVKLWYDKVGHQLIVTVLGAKELPSQDDGRPRNPYVKIYFLPDRSDKSKRRTKTVKKSLEPRWNQTFMYSPVHRREFRERMLELTVWDQARLREEESQFLGEVLIELESALLDDQPHWYKLQLHDGSSLPLPSASPYLQRRGLQPEHSQTSRRLQNKGPYCYSGSQRISDSEFSDYDCEDGIGVISDYRQNGRDFHSSTLSVPEQVMSTNHCSRSDLVRMRSRSPSQPPPHSGNPLYPLYREDAVRLLRGSKLSRAYSDAGQYSSLDRRSLRKMSVTNSLDSHDRYMNGPYHAPWTNPMMNGNCEDYSQDFIPDFPYEPDTYDEELHRYSRGMDRRYYYSRSRSADQRAMADQPLYTRSHSTDRSDFVHLRSGRSAPPSPACTRANPQSGSTQTSPSGTPVCGRRVRQLPIVPPKGALDRNGELPDTVQTVLATSTTGAPPAAPPTAHIQTPPIGIQPLPPLIRIQAPPPPGTVQPHPPPSPAPIPVPAPAHEPVHANAPAPAPAPAPAPAPAPAPAPAPAPAPAPAPAHAPAPAPAPAPAPAPAPAPAHAHAHAPAHAPAPAPSVGAPSPAPTILPTSTPAPPASPAQPTHTTATQAPPPVLAPMPAPLPAPVVQSQSPLEPALPPAPTPTPAPSPAPPPQTPEPEICSATSGGTRKEVTWEDQQKKAANGVMTDPSKMRDSLSFKSSDSDVSDVSAMSNASDTRSVRRISLKR, from the exons ATGAATCACTCCAGATGGCCGACATTTGGATTCAGCCTCCCCCTCTACTTCCTGtcagctgattctctgtgtcaCCTGGACAGGTGGAATCTGTTGTCGGGGTTCAGTCAGTTGGTCAATAACGTTGCCGCCAATGTGTCCGAAGTTCTGCAGGTTAAAAGTCCAACTGACGACGAGTCGCAGAC GAAGTTACATCAGCAGTTTGAGATGTATAAGGACCAGGTGAAGAAGCTGGGGGAGGAGCCTCAGGCCGCTCAGACAGCGAGGGCGGAGTCTCTGACCTGTGGCATCTGTCGCATAACGAAGTTCGCTGATGGCTGCGGCCGAGCGTGCTGCTACTGTCAGAGCCGCTTCTGTGCCCGCTGCGGGGGGCGGGTTCCTCTCAGAGCCAATAAG GTGATGTGGGTTTGTAACGTGtgcaggaggaagcaggagattCTCACTCAGTCGGGCGAGTTTCATTCCAACACAACGTTGCTGTCTGTCAACCACACGTCACAGGGGTTGCCGGAGGGAACAAGGCCCTTGAGCAACGGAGACACAGAGCG GCGGCGGAGCCCCTCAGGGTCTAATTACGATGGTGGGGGCGACCTCGGTCTGGACTACTCCACTCACTTGTCACAGGGTTACCATGGCAACGGGGAGGCGGCTCTACGGGCTCAGAGGCGACCAATCAGAGACAGACGAGGCCGCTGGCACTCACAG GACCATCCTCTGGACAAGGACCTGGACGCTCGTGAGCTGCGGCGGCGGCAGGAAGAAGAGTTTCAGGCCCGTTACCGTAGTGACCCAAACCTGGCTCGTTATCCGGTGAAGCCGCAGCCAAGTGAGGAGGCCATGAGAATGTTAGCTCAAGTCGGCAGGGTCCGTCATCAGCGTCGCCACAGTGACGTCTCCCTGGCAACTGCTGAGCCTGACCACCTGACCCTGAGACACACAG TTCACCGTCACAATCGACCTCAGGGATTGTTCGGAtctgaaggtcagaggtcattcTCTGTGGACCGGGCATCTAATCACATGAGCCCCACGTCTCCCCGCCGCAGCCCATTACCGCAGCAACACCTGGACCCGAGCTCCGCCCATAAGAGGAAGCCAGCCAATGAGAGCATGGTGCAGAGAGGGCGGGGGATGGGGAAGATGCACGTGATTGGTAGCTTCAGCAGCTCTGAGGAGGAGCTAGTGACCACTCCAGAGTACACCAGCTGTGACGAGCCTGACA GAGACATGGACAGCCAATGGTGGGATCATGGTTCCTGGCATGGCGAGCCTGTGCCCATGTCTATG CATCCGGTCACATGGCAAACGTCCAAGGATGGAGAGCGTCTGATTGGTCGAATTCTTCTGAACAAGAGGATGAAGGACGGGACAGTTCCTGCGGATACGGGAGCGCTGCTGGGACTCAAG GTTGTTGGTGGGAAGATGACGGAGTCTGGTCGTCTCTGTGCGTTCATCACCAAGGTGAAGAGAGGAAGTCTGGCTGACACTGTGGGACACCTGAGACCAG GTGATCAGGTTCTGGAGTGGAACGGCAGGGTTCTTCAGGGAGCCACGTTTAATGAAGTTTATAACATCATCCTGGAGTCTAAACCAGAACCACAGGTGGAGCTGGTGGTGTCCCGACCCATCGg AGACGTTTCCAGGGCTTCAGATGGGTCCCACATCCAGCTGGACTCCA GTTCCAGTTCCTTCGACTCACAGAAAGTCGGCCCGTCCATCTCAGTCACATCTCCCATGAGCCCCAGTGTTCTCTCTGGACAAGTCTCG acTGTGAACAGGCGTCCTCTGGTTCCCAGAATTCAG GTGAAGCTCTGGTACGATAAAGTCGGTCATCAGCTAATCGTCACAGTTCTTGGAGCCAAAGAACTTCCCTCCCAAGATGACGGCCGACCCAGGAACCCTTACGTCAAGATATACTTCCTGCCTGACAGAAG TGATAAAAGTAAGCGGAGGACGAAGACGGTAAAGAAGTCGTTGGAACCTCGGTGGAATCAGACTTTCATGTACTCTCCGGTCCACCGGCGGGAGTTCAGAGAACGAATGCTGGAGCTGACAGTCTGGGATCAGGCCCGgctcagagaggaggagagtcagTTCCTGGGAGAG GTGCTGATTGAACTGGAGTCTGCTCTGTTGGACGATCAGCCTCACTGGTACAAGCTACAGCTTCACGATGGTTCCTCTCTGCCACTGCCCAGTGCCTCCCCCtacctgcagaggagaggactgCAGCCTGAACACAGTCAGACCAGCAGGAGGCTGCAGA ATAAAGGTCCTTACTGTTACTCAG GGTCTCAGAGGATCAGTGACAGTGAGTTCTCAGATTACGACTGTGAAGACGGCATCGGGGTGATATCAG ACTACAGACAGAATGGGCGTGACTTCCATAGTTCCACCCTCTCAGTGCCAGAGCAAGTGATGTCGACCAATCACTGCTCCCGATCCGATTTGGTCAGGATGAGGTCACGGTCACCGAGCCAACCGCCTCCTCACAG TGGCAACCCTCTGTACCCGTTGTATCGAGAAGACGCCGTGCGACTATTGCGAGGTTCAAAGCTGAGCAGAGCGTATTCTGACGCCGGCCAGTACAGCAGTCTGGACAG GAGATCACTGAGGAAAATGTCTGTTACCAACTCGCTCGATTCTCATGACAG ATATATGAACGGTCCGTACCACGCTCCCTGGACAAACCCCATGATGAATGGGAACTGTGAGGACTACAG TCAGGACTTCATCCCAGACTTCCCCTACGAACCCGACACCTACGACGAGGAACTGCACAG GTACAGCCGGGGTATGGACCGGCGGTATTACTACAGTCGCTCTCGGTCAGCTGACCAGCGTGCGATGGCGGACCAACCGCTTTACACACGCTCACACTCCACAGACCGATCTGACTTCGTCCACCTGAGGTCTGGACGCTCCGCCCCCCCCTCACCTGCCTGCACCAG AGCCAATCCTCAAAGTGGATCGACCCAGACGAGTCCGTCGGGAACACCAGTCTGTGGCCGCCGAGTTCGCCAGCTGCCCATTGTCCCACCCAAAGGAGCTCTGGACAGAA ATGGAGAACTCCCTGACACTGTGCAGACAG tTTTGGCCACGTCTACCACAGGAGCACCACCTGCAGCCCCTCCCACTGCCCACATACAAACCCCTCCTATTGGCATTCAACCACTACCTCCTCTTATACGAATCcaagccccgcctcctcctggAACTGTACAGCCTCACCCACCCCCTTCACCTGCACCTATACCTGTACCAGCACCAGCACATGAACCTGTACATGCAAATGCACCAGcccctgcacctgcacctgcacctgcacctgcacctgcacctgcacctgcacctgcacctgcacctgcacctgcacctgcaccagcccatgcacctgcacctgcacctgcacctgcaccagcacctgcaccagcaccagcacctgcacatgcacatgcacatgcacctGCACatgcacctgcacctgcaccatCTGTGGGAGCCCCATCCCCGGCTCCTACAATTTTACCTACTTCTACACCAGCACCTCCAGCTTCCCCAgcccaaccaacacacacaacagccacCCAAGCCCCACCCCCTGTGCTTGCACCTATGCCAGCCCCACTCCCAGCTCCTGTAGTCCAATCACAGTCACCTCTTGAACCAGCCCTGCCCCCTGCACCTACTCCAACACCTGCCCCCTCCCCAGCCCCGCCCCCACAGACTCCAG AGCCTGAAATATGCTCAGCAACATCTGGAGGGACCAGAAAAG AGGTCACATGGGAGGACCAGCAAAAGAAAGCTGCCAATG
- the LOC118124479 gene encoding glycosylated lysosomal membrane protein encodes MAAVMRTGFCSLMFLVFTSSQSLFERQLTVQLNPGSTSPPPGGDLLHVRALGDNDTLHYLFCSQGAPTLLLIHTNSSSSTLQVDWPQFLARNTSGSLRVEPESSILYSTAVVFSRLLEYDDVNDTADPTSDLFPPYELQNFTWSRLNLTGAAARLCGAVTNTSSGVLCLQLSVFESDGRGQTWPRLIHTANSSQLEVWIDGLLPRAARSRFLLELQAVGGAYPLSRVEVHRSIDDEYMPSIFKASHWVSAANGSSDVQSFVQWKPVAYRRSDPVLEDAMPCRHSDPQPQSAETTAAASGLIQAFYSEPDTFGLNVSFGLAGEPFYNSTKFLSWTVLVGVGSPPVDSFSPLVVAIMAVGLGTPVILLLLGGLWVCVRKKAADSTTAYEPIN; translated from the exons atggcggctGTGATGAGGACTGGATTCTGCTCTCTGATGTTTCTGGTTTTTACTTCGAGTCAAAGTTTGTTTGAGCGACAG TTGACAGTCCAGTTGAATCCCGGGTCGACTTCGCCGCCTCCTGGTGGCGACCTGCTGCATGTGAGAGCCTTGGGAGACAACGATACGCTGCACTACCTGTTCTGCAGCCAGGGGGCGCCAACGCTGCTGCTGATCCACACCAACTCTTCTTCCTCTACTCTCCAG GTGGATTGGCCTCAGTTTTTGGCTCGTAACACCAGCGGCAGCCTGAGGGTGGAGCCGGAGAGCAGCATCCTGTACAGCACGGCCGTGGTCTTCAGCAGG TTGCTGGAGTACGATGACGTTAATGACACGGCCGATCCGACCTCCGACCTTTTCCCACCGTACGAGCTGCAGAACTTCACCTGGTCTCGTCTCAACCTGACGGGTGCGGCCGCCCGGCTCTGCGGCGCCGTCACAAACACCTCCAGTGGCGTGCTCTGCCTGCAG TTGTCAGTATTTGAGTCAGATGGGCGTGGTCAGACCTGGCCCCGCCTCATACACACAGCTAACTCCTCCCAGCTGGAGGTGTGGATTGATGGTTTGTTGCCGCGAGCAGCTCGTTCCAGGTTCCTATTGGAGCTGCAGGCAGTGGGCGGGGCTTATCCTCTGAGCAGGGTGGAGGTTCATCGGTCGATCGATGACGAGTATATGCCGTCAATATTCAAG GCGTCTCATTGGGTTTCGGCGGCGAACGGCAGCTCTGATGTTCAGAGTTTCGTGCAGTGGAAGCCGGTGGCGTACCGTCGGTCTGATCCCGTTCTGGAGGACGCCATGCCATGCCGTCATTCCGACCCCCAGCCTCAGAGCGCCGAGACAACCGCGGCAGCGTCGGGTCTTATCCAAGCGTTCTACTCCGAACCGGACACGTTCGGGCTCAACGTGAGCTTCGGCCTCGCCGGAGAACCGTTCTACAACAGCACCAAGTTCCTCAGCTG GACGGTGTTGGTGGGCGTCGGCTCTCCTCCTGTCGACTCGTTCTCGCCGCTGGTTGTGGCCATCATGGCGGTTGGTCTGGGAACACCTGTGATCCTCTTGTTGCTGGGCGGACTCTGGGTCTGCGTCCGTAAGAAGGCAGCGGATTCAACGACAGCTTATGAGCCAATCAACTGA